In one window of Dokdonia sp. PRO95 DNA:
- a CDS encoding GLPGLI family protein, whose protein sequence is MSKATFSFLMICTFLFSAVVTAQEITGMATYQSKRTVDMSNFGRRGQQMSEAQKKQMMERMKRFLEKEYTLSFTKDESFYKEEAKLETPGQGGGGRGFGGGFTQGGIYSNRASNDYARENDMMGKTFLVKDTLNNLNWELVKESKMIGQYPVFKAVATRSLETNLWSRMGRRARELQEKNDSIKKAGGTVAEEEPKTEEIVAWYTPMIPASHGPDEFGGLPGLILELSTSNTTILCTKVVLNPKEPVTIEAPVKGKEVSREEYTKILEEKGKEMAERFGRGGRRGQGGGRF, encoded by the coding sequence ATGAGTAAAGCTACCTTTTCTTTTTTAATGATTTGCACATTCCTTTTTTCGGCAGTGGTTACTGCGCAGGAGATTACTGGGATGGCTACTTACCAGAGCAAACGCACGGTAGATATGTCTAATTTTGGACGTCGTGGTCAGCAAATGAGCGAAGCTCAGAAAAAGCAAATGATGGAGCGTATGAAGCGCTTCTTAGAAAAAGAATATACACTAAGCTTTACAAAAGATGAGTCTTTTTATAAGGAAGAGGCAAAGTTGGAAACTCCAGGGCAAGGTGGAGGAGGCCGTGGTTTTGGCGGTGGTTTTACACAAGGAGGTATTTATTCTAACCGTGCAAGTAATGACTATGCACGTGAGAATGATATGATGGGTAAAACTTTTCTTGTAAAAGACACCTTAAATAACCTTAACTGGGAGCTTGTAAAAGAAAGTAAGATGATAGGGCAGTATCCCGTTTTTAAGGCAGTTGCAACGCGCAGCCTTGAGACCAACCTGTGGTCTAGAATGGGGAGAAGAGCAAGAGAGTTGCAAGAAAAAAATGACTCTATTAAAAAGGCTGGAGGAACCGTTGCCGAAGAGGAGCCTAAGACTGAAGAAATCGTAGCTTGGTACACACCTATGATTCCTGCAAGTCACGGCCCAGACGAGTTTGGCGGGTTACCAGGTTTAATACTAGAGTTAAGCACAAGTAATACCACTATTTTATGCACAAAGGTGGTGTTAAACCCAAAAGAGCCTGTAACTATTGAGGCTCCTGTAAAAGGTAAGGAAGTAAGCCGCGAGGAGTACACAAAAATCCTTGAAGAAAAAGGAAAAGAAATGGCAGAGCGTTTTGGCAGAGGAGGAAGACGTGGTCAAGGCGGTGGCAGATTTTAG
- a CDS encoding GLPGLI family protein yields MKSITKTLLALVMVCAFAKAYSQQVSGVATYQTQRHIEMKMDSTSGITSDIQKTLQEQLRKQFQKEYTLTFNGKKSLWKENTTLDKPQAPSSNGIQIQVSTSNDELFNNIEEQSFTNKTNLMGKDFLIEDSLKKPEWKLEKEIKNIGQYTCFKATLTEEKETINMVNGEETAPTKETKVTTAWYTLDIPVQQGPDRFWGLPGLILEVNDGKMAMMCTKVVLNPSEKLNIIPPTKGKKVSADEYEEISTAKAKEMMERYQTKGKKGGNHISIEIQG; encoded by the coding sequence ATGAAATCTATAACCAAAACTTTACTAGCGCTTGTGATGGTTTGCGCTTTCGCGAAAGCGTACTCACAACAAGTATCTGGAGTGGCAACTTACCAAACGCAGCGTCATATAGAAATGAAGATGGACAGCACCTCTGGTATTACTAGTGATATACAGAAGACCTTACAAGAGCAGCTACGCAAGCAGTTTCAAAAAGAATACACACTCACCTTTAATGGTAAAAAGTCTTTGTGGAAAGAAAACACAACATTAGACAAGCCACAAGCGCCTTCAAGTAACGGGATACAAATTCAAGTATCTACTAGTAATGATGAGCTGTTTAATAATATAGAAGAGCAAAGCTTTACAAATAAGACCAATTTAATGGGAAAAGACTTCCTTATAGAAGACAGCTTAAAAAAGCCTGAGTGGAAACTTGAGAAAGAGATTAAAAATATAGGGCAATACACCTGTTTTAAAGCGACACTTACAGAAGAGAAGGAGACTATTAATATGGTTAATGGAGAAGAAACTGCCCCAACAAAAGAAACAAAAGTCACAACAGCCTGGTACACGCTAGACATACCTGTGCAGCAAGGGCCAGATCGTTTCTGGGGATTGCCAGGACTTATACTCGAGGTAAATGACGGTAAGATGGCTATGATGTGTACAAAGGTAGTGCTCAATCCAAGCGAAAAACTTAACATAATACCACCTACAAAAGGTAAAAAAGTAAGTGCAGATGAGTATGAAGAAATTTCTACCGCAAAAGCAAAAGAGATGATGGAGCGTTACCAAACTAAAGGTAAAAAGGGAGGTAATCACATCAGTATTGAGATACAGGGATAA
- a CDS encoding HAMP domain-containing sensor histidine kinase, translated as MQERHYKTILYFISAVIICTLAVQIYWNYKNYQVGKAQLKRDMQTSIDNAVSAYYEGITASNTIGFLGDDQNLDLFFKSDKMQNLGKRVDSGLTINSIKIEETNNDDNIIVEGASPTELDSIFASRVVKVDTTYAQEFKRNIPTSSAHTTFKVFGESEKAVEVLSKRIKNNLLTSQQVTDSSQTALPDRLEALTELTTSIVLSFKDDKINVPTLDSLINLELTRKNLNNTQYTIAYNAAESDTTQTLNNHDLAIVSTSNLLPKKSSLAVGFKNVASIVLQRNLLGMLLSLLLVGAVIASLLYLLKIIQEQKQLAEIKNDFISNITHEFKTPIATIGVAIESIQHFNEADSKEITKKYLEMSSQQVSKLNTMVEKLLETATLDSEALELNKQETNLAELLEHITQSHQETTNGKALTFTTQDRNISASIDVFHLENALDNIIDNAIKYGGDTIKITLNSTKENIQITIADDGNKLTKQQAQHIFDKFYRVPKGNKHDVKGFGIGLYYTKTIIEKHSGNITVQTQPTTFKITLPYV; from the coding sequence ATGCAAGAAAGACATTATAAAACCATATTGTATTTTATAAGCGCCGTCATAATATGCACACTCGCAGTGCAGATTTATTGGAATTATAAAAATTATCAAGTGGGAAAAGCACAGCTCAAACGTGATATGCAAACCAGTATTGATAATGCTGTAAGCGCTTATTATGAAGGCATCACGGCTTCTAACACTATAGGATTTCTGGGAGATGACCAAAATCTAGATTTATTTTTTAAATCAGATAAAATGCAGAATCTAGGTAAGCGTGTAGACAGTGGTCTTACTATAAATAGTATTAAAATAGAAGAGACTAATAATGATGATAACATTATAGTGGAAGGTGCAAGCCCAACAGAACTAGACAGCATTTTTGCAAGCCGTGTTGTTAAGGTAGACACCACATATGCTCAAGAGTTTAAACGCAACATACCTACATCGAGTGCTCATACTACTTTTAAAGTTTTTGGCGAAAGTGAAAAAGCAGTAGAAGTACTCTCAAAAAGAATAAAAAACAACCTACTTACCTCACAACAGGTAACAGACTCTTCACAAACAGCATTACCAGATAGACTTGAAGCACTTACAGAACTTACAACTAGTATTGTTTTGTCATTTAAAGATGATAAGATAAACGTGCCTACCCTAGATAGCCTCATTAACCTAGAGCTTACGCGAAAAAACCTCAACAACACACAATATACTATTGCTTACAACGCAGCAGAAAGTGATACCACACAAACACTCAATAATCACGATCTAGCTATCGTCTCTACCTCAAATTTGCTCCCTAAGAAGAGTAGCCTAGCCGTAGGTTTTAAAAATGTAGCCAGTATCGTTTTACAACGTAATTTACTAGGGATGCTCCTCTCCCTACTACTTGTAGGTGCTGTAATAGCCAGCCTACTCTACCTCCTTAAAATCATACAGGAGCAAAAGCAGCTTGCCGAGATTAAAAATGACTTTATAAGCAACATCACCCACGAGTTTAAAACACCCATAGCCACCATAGGTGTAGCTATAGAGAGTATACAACACTTTAATGAGGCAGACAGTAAAGAGATAACAAAAAAGTATCTTGAGATGTCATCACAGCAAGTATCAAAACTCAACACAATGGTTGAGAAGCTACTTGAGACCGCCACTCTAGACAGCGAAGCTTTAGAACTTAATAAACAAGAGACTAACCTCGCTGAGCTACTTGAGCACATCACACAATCACATCAAGAAACCACAAATGGTAAGGCACTAACCTTTACCACCCAAGACAGAAATATAAGCGCATCTATAGATGTTTTTCACCTAGAAAACGCGCTAGATAATATTATAGATAACGCCATAAAATATGGCGGAGATACCATAAAAATAACTCTTAACAGCACAAAAGAAAATATACAAATCACCATCGCAGACGATGGTAACAAGCTTACAAAACAACAAGCTCAACACATTTTTGATAAGTTCTACAGAGTGCCAAAGGGAAATAAGCACGACGTAAAAGGTTTTGGTATAGGTCTCTACTATACAAAGACCATTATAGAAAAACACAGTGGTAATATTACGGTACAAACCCAACCCACCACTTTTAAAATCACACTGCCTTATGTCTAA
- a CDS encoding response regulator transcription factor, translated as MSKINLLLAEDEPALGQIVKESLETRDFTVTLCPDGEIAFEKFKQDTPDILVLDVMMPKMDGFTLAKEVRAINDEIPIIFLTAKSQPADVVEGFSIGGNDYLKKPFSMEELIVRIKNLLNRSAQQKKSEVLKVGNYSFDFPRQELHYNNDVTRLTHREAHLLFNLVKNKNQVLDRSLILKKLWGNDDFFNARSMDVFITKLRKKLKDDPQVEIVNVRGYGYKLLC; from the coding sequence ATGTCTAAAATAAATCTACTACTCGCCGAAGATGAGCCTGCGCTAGGCCAGATTGTAAAAGAGAGTCTTGAGACTAGGGACTTCACCGTCACACTATGTCCAGATGGTGAGATTGCTTTTGAAAAATTTAAACAAGACACTCCAGACATACTCGTACTCGATGTAATGATGCCTAAGATGGATGGTTTTACTCTAGCCAAAGAAGTAAGAGCTATAAATGATGAAATCCCCATTATATTTCTCACAGCAAAGTCTCAACCAGCAGATGTTGTAGAGGGGTTTAGCATAGGTGGTAATGACTACCTAAAGAAACCCTTTAGTATGGAAGAACTCATCGTGCGTATTAAAAACTTATTGAATCGCTCTGCACAACAAAAAAAGTCAGAGGTACTTAAGGTGGGTAACTACAGCTTCGACTTTCCGAGGCAAGAATTACATTACAATAATGACGTCACCCGTCTCACACATAGAGAAGCTCATCTTCTTTTTAATCTGGTAAAAAATAAGAATCAAGTGCTGGACCGCAGCCTGATTTTAAAAAAGCTATGGGGCAATGATGATTTTTTCAACGCACGTAGTATGGATGTCTTTATCACAAAACTTCGCAAGAAACTCAAAGACGACCCTCAGGTTGAGATTGTAAACGTGCGTGGCTATGGTTATAAATTGCTGTGCTAG
- a CDS encoding group III truncated hemoglobin: MRKEIKNREDVYKLVTTFYGRIRSDVYLGPIFNKHITDWPHHFEHLTDFWEGNLFQKRIFTGRPLQAHKRVDRDEGYTINEQHFGVWLNHWVQTVDELYEGDLAEMAKFRARKIGTFFLVNMFQAKPGVE, from the coding sequence GTGAGAAAAGAGATTAAAAATAGAGAAGACGTATATAAACTGGTTACCACTTTTTATGGTCGCATACGTAGTGATGTTTATCTGGGACCTATTTTCAATAAACACATTACAGACTGGCCACATCACTTTGAGCATCTCACAGATTTTTGGGAAGGGAACCTGTTTCAAAAGCGCATTTTTACAGGAAGACCTTTACAAGCTCACAAACGTGTAGATAGAGATGAGGGTTATACTATAAATGAGCAACACTTTGGCGTGTGGCTCAATCACTGGGTGCAAACGGTAGATGAATTATATGAAGGAGACCTTGCAGAGATGGCAAAGTTTAGAGCTCGTAAGATTGGAACTTTCTTTCTAGTAAATATGTTTCAGGCAAAACCAGGAGTGGAATAA
- a CDS encoding deoxynucleoside kinase, which produces MHIAIAGNIGAGKTTLTKLLAKHFKWTPQFEDVVDNPYLDDFYNEMERWSFNLQIYFLNSRFRQLLEIRDSNKSIIQDRTIYEDAFIFAPNLHAMGLLTNRDYNNYKSLFDLMESVVDAPDLMIYLRSSIPNLVSQIHKRGRDYENSISIDYLSRLNERYEAWIHGYDKGKLLIIDVDNLDFVDNPEDLGDIINRIDAELNGLF; this is translated from the coding sequence ATGCACATCGCCATCGCCGGTAATATTGGTGCCGGTAAAACGACACTGACTAAACTTCTCGCAAAACATTTTAAGTGGACTCCACAGTTTGAAGACGTGGTAGATAACCCTTATCTAGATGATTTTTATAATGAGATGGAGCGCTGGTCTTTTAACCTGCAAATTTACTTTTTAAATAGCCGTTTTAGACAATTACTAGAGATACGCGATAGCAATAAATCTATTATACAAGACCGTACTATCTATGAAGACGCATTCATATTTGCGCCTAACCTGCACGCGATGGGATTGCTTACTAATAGAGATTACAACAACTACAAGTCGCTTTTTGACCTTATGGAGAGTGTAGTAGATGCACCAGACCTTATGATTTACCTGCGTAGCTCTATCCCAAACCTTGTATCGCAAATACACAAGCGTGGCAGAGACTATGAAAACTCTATATCTATAGACTACCTAAGCCGTCTTAATGAACGCTACGAGGCGTGGATACACGGTTATGACAAAGGAAAGCTTCTTATTATAGATGTAGATAATCTTGACTTTGTAGATAATCCAGAAGATTTAGGAGATATCATCAATAGAATAGATGCTGAGTTAAATGGGCTTTTCTAG
- a CDS encoding phosphatase domain-containing protein: MFFSKKQGPIQIDGYQSYGTKNHLYLIGRALEHEGVDLKKKGVLAAFKNAYKQFATDELRHTKLKVTLPDGAVFYTTTDAEGYFKLDEQVHGLDKMTNSEGWLQLTVSFDDVKKDVVLMGENKFAIEMLIPSENASYGVISDIDDTILHTGVASLLKWRVIVNTLFKDVGRRTSLEGAPSLYQKLHRGTSGADANPMFYVSNSPWNLYNYLESFVRNQNFPKGPILLRDFRGPFEKTPKPEKPHKQHEIRNILNTYPDLKFVLIGDSGEHDVDIYLEVAKEYPEQILAVYLRSVKHKKKVMRVKSVLAQYETTPAVLVEKSSFAEEYARSIGLIA, from the coding sequence ATGTTCTTTTCTAAAAAACAAGGTCCTATACAAATAGACGGGTACCAGTCTTATGGAACTAAAAATCACTTATACCTCATAGGGCGCGCTTTAGAGCACGAAGGAGTAGATCTAAAGAAAAAGGGTGTGCTTGCTGCTTTTAAAAATGCCTATAAACAGTTTGCTACAGATGAGCTGCGTCACACGAAACTCAAAGTGACTTTGCCAGATGGAGCTGTCTTTTATACCACCACAGATGCCGAAGGATATTTTAAATTAGATGAGCAGGTACACGGCTTAGATAAGATGACTAATAGTGAAGGCTGGCTCCAGCTTACAGTGAGCTTTGATGATGTAAAAAAGGATGTGGTGCTTATGGGAGAAAATAAGTTTGCTATAGAGATGCTAATTCCTTCAGAAAATGCTTCTTATGGAGTCATAAGTGATATAGATGATACGATATTACACACGGGAGTAGCGTCGCTTCTTAAGTGGAGGGTGATAGTAAATACACTTTTTAAAGATGTAGGGAGGCGCACATCGCTAGAGGGAGCTCCTTCTTTATATCAAAAACTACATAGAGGAACTTCTGGAGCAGATGCAAACCCAATGTTTTATGTGAGTAACAGCCCTTGGAATTTATATAACTACCTAGAATCTTTTGTGAGGAATCAAAATTTCCCGAAAGGGCCTATATTATTAAGAGATTTTAGAGGGCCTTTTGAGAAAACTCCAAAACCAGAAAAGCCGCACAAGCAGCACGAGATTAGAAATATATTAAACACCTATCCAGACTTAAAGTTTGTGCTTATAGGTGATAGTGGAGAGCACGATGTAGATATTTATCTAGAAGTAGCAAAGGAGTATCCAGAGCAAATACTAGCGGTATATCTGCGTAGTGTAAAACATAAGAAAAAGGTAATGCGTGTAAAAAGTGTACTTGCACAGTATGAGACCACGCCGGCAGTACTAGTAGAAAAGAGTTCCTTTGCAGAGGAGTACGCCAGATCTATAGGTCTTATAGCATAA